One Spiribacter halobius DNA segment encodes these proteins:
- a CDS encoding ZIP family metal transporter — protein sequence MALETSLPAVFVAALITAVTTGLGAVPLAFARRVPVHWLGIGAAVASGLMLAASHSLLEEANAIAPWRGLGGLVTGLVLILLANAWIERRGALDVGELHGADARKALLIIGVMTAHSFAEGVGVGVAYGGGEALGIYITAAIAVHNIPEGLAIALVMVPRGAPVWKASGWAIFSSLPQPLMAVPAYLLVTTFQPFLPVGLGLAAGAMIWMVFAELLPDAGEHLTPARIGTVVVLAFAAMMAFQFSLPHQ from the coding sequence ATGGCACTGGAAACCAGCCTGCCTGCCGTATTCGTCGCCGCGCTCATCACCGCCGTCACCACCGGGCTTGGCGCCGTCCCGCTAGCCTTTGCGCGACGGGTGCCGGTGCACTGGCTCGGTATCGGCGCGGCCGTGGCCTCCGGCCTCATGCTGGCGGCGAGTCACAGCCTGCTCGAGGAGGCGAACGCCATCGCTCCCTGGCGCGGCCTCGGCGGGCTGGTCACGGGGCTGGTGCTGATCCTGCTCGCCAACGCCTGGATCGAGCGTCGTGGTGCTCTGGATGTCGGGGAGCTGCACGGGGCGGACGCGCGCAAGGCCCTGCTGATCATCGGCGTGATGACGGCGCATTCGTTTGCCGAGGGGGTCGGTGTCGGTGTCGCCTACGGTGGCGGCGAGGCGCTTGGCATCTACATCACCGCCGCTATCGCCGTGCATAACATTCCGGAGGGACTGGCCATCGCGCTGGTGATGGTGCCCCGGGGCGCGCCGGTCTGGAAGGCGAGCGGATGGGCCATTTTCTCCAGTCTCCCGCAGCCGCTGATGGCGGTGCCTGCGTATCTGCTGGTCACGACCTTCCAGCCGTTCCTGCCCGTAGGGCTCGGACTCGCCGCGGGGGCCATGATCTGGATGGTGTTCGCGGAGCTGCTGCCGGACGCCGGCGAGCACCTGACGCCGGCCCGCATCGGTACCGTGGTAGTGCTTGCCTTCGCGGCAATGATGGCGTTCCAGTTCAGTCTGCCGCACCAATGA
- a CDS encoding ABC transporter ATP-binding protein, with product MLEVRNVTAAYTSATVIEDVSLRLGPGEIKAVLGRNGVGKSTLMKSIAGVLPVREGSVLLEDTVLPASAAKRARRGIAYVPQGRDIFPRLTTTENIEVAAHACGHDAKAAVAQAFERFPALQERAHVMGGNLSGGQQQMLALARALALRPAVMLLDEPTEGIQPSIIMAIQALLGDLNRSDGVAILVAEQNLDFVTGLASECYVMNRGRIERHLSMGEIRQDPALVQEMLGV from the coding sequence ATGCTTGAGGTGCGCAACGTCACCGCGGCCTACACATCGGCAACAGTGATCGAGGACGTCAGCCTCCGGCTCGGGCCCGGCGAAATCAAGGCGGTGCTGGGGCGCAATGGGGTGGGCAAGAGCACCCTGATGAAGAGCATCGCCGGCGTCCTCCCGGTGCGCGAGGGCAGCGTCCTGCTGGAGGATACCGTGCTCCCGGCTTCGGCCGCGAAGCGGGCCAGGCGCGGCATCGCCTACGTCCCGCAGGGACGGGATATCTTCCCGCGGCTGACCACCACCGAAAACATCGAGGTGGCCGCCCATGCCTGCGGGCACGATGCGAAGGCGGCCGTGGCCCAGGCATTCGAGCGCTTCCCGGCGCTGCAGGAGCGCGCCCACGTCATGGGGGGCAATCTCAGTGGCGGCCAGCAGCAGATGCTCGCCCTGGCGCGTGCGCTGGCCCTGCGCCCGGCGGTGATGCTGCTCGATGAGCCCACGGAGGGCATTCAGCCCTCCATCATCATGGCTATCCAGGCCCTTCTCGGTGACCTCAATCGCAGCGACGGCGTCGCGATCCTGGTGGCTGAGCAGAATCTCGATTTCGTCACGGGGCTGGCCAGCGAGTGCTACGTGATGAACCGCGGTCGGATAGAGCGCCATCTGAGCATGGGTGAGATCCGACAGGACCCTGCCCTCGTGCAGGAGATGCTCGGGGTTTAG
- a CDS encoding DegQ family serine endoprotease, whose amino-acid sequence MPETHHPVRRRLITLLAVLLLLPGLASAQSAAAPMPSLAPLVEEVSPSVVNIATRGTVEAERNPLMEHPFFRRFFDEMPQPRERQVQSLGSGVIVDADEGYVLTNHHVIANADEITVSLQDERTFEAEVIGSDPETDIAVIRIDADNLEAVTLGDSSELRTGDYVMALGNPFGLDHTVTSGIVSGLGRSLGPRASGARIQDFIQTDASINPGNSGGALVNLEGELVGINTAILSRSGGNIGIGFAVPVNMAETVMQQIIEYGEVRRGQLGVRVQDVTPALAEAMGLETGRGALVAQVSKGSPADEAGLQAGDVITAVDDESVDDASDLGRAIGLKSAGSEVTLSLMRDGESREITATLGERTVETDDRRGGGDAAALGLRIVPLDDRHPLAGELDRGVVVAAVSAESPAAGQLRQGDVITSVNRQPVASPADFRRAVEGESRLLLRVHRGEAARFIVIER is encoded by the coding sequence ATGCCCGAGACGCATCACCCGGTACGACGCCGGCTGATTACCCTGCTGGCCGTGCTTCTGCTCCTGCCAGGTCTCGCCAGCGCCCAGTCCGCGGCTGCGCCCATGCCGAGCCTCGCGCCGCTGGTGGAGGAAGTCTCGCCGTCGGTGGTGAACATCGCCACCCGCGGCACCGTGGAGGCCGAGCGCAACCCGCTGATGGAACACCCGTTCTTCCGGCGCTTCTTTGACGAGATGCCGCAGCCGCGGGAGCGCCAGGTGCAGTCCCTCGGCTCCGGCGTCATCGTCGATGCCGACGAGGGCTACGTGCTCACCAACCACCATGTCATCGCCAACGCCGACGAGATCACCGTCTCGCTGCAGGACGAGCGCACGTTCGAGGCGGAGGTGATCGGCTCCGACCCGGAGACGGACATCGCCGTGATCCGCATCGATGCCGACAACCTCGAGGCGGTGACGCTCGGGGACTCCAGCGAGCTGCGCACGGGTGACTACGTGATGGCGCTGGGCAACCCCTTCGGCCTCGATCACACCGTGACCAGCGGTATCGTCAGCGGCCTCGGCCGCAGCCTGGGACCGCGGGCCAGCGGCGCCCGCATTCAGGACTTCATCCAGACCGACGCCTCCATCAACCCGGGCAACTCCGGCGGCGCACTGGTGAACCTGGAAGGCGAGCTGGTGGGCATCAACACCGCCATCCTCTCCCGCAGCGGCGGCAACATCGGCATCGGCTTCGCCGTGCCGGTGAACATGGCCGAAACCGTGATGCAGCAGATCATCGAGTACGGCGAGGTCCGCCGTGGGCAGCTCGGTGTGCGCGTACAGGATGTTACCCCGGCCCTGGCGGAGGCCATGGGTCTCGAGACCGGGCGCGGCGCCCTGGTCGCGCAGGTGAGCAAGGGCTCGCCGGCGGACGAGGCCGGGCTGCAGGCGGGCGACGTGATCACCGCGGTCGACGACGAATCGGTGGACGATGCCAGCGACCTCGGCCGCGCCATCGGCCTGAAGTCGGCGGGCAGCGAGGTCACGCTGAGCCTCATGCGCGACGGCGAGAGCCGCGAGATCACCGCCACCCTCGGCGAGCGCACGGTGGAGACGGACGACCGGCGGGGCGGCGGCGATGCCGCCGCACTCGGTCTGCGCATTGTGCCGCTGGATGACCGCCATCCCCTCGCCGGCGAGCTCGACCGCGGCGTCGTGGTCGCGGCGGTGTCGGCCGAGTCCCCCGCCGCCGGCCAGCTGCGGCAGGGCGATGTGATCACCTCGGTGAACCGGCAACCGGTAGCCTCGCCGGCGGACTTCCGGCGCGCGGTGGAGGGTGAATCCCGTCTCCTGCTCCGGGTCCACCGTGGCGAGGCGGCGCGCTTCATCGTCATCGAGCGCTGA
- a CDS encoding amidase has product MSDPNGGTIRATREALREGRTTSQAVVQACLRRIEARHRELNAFVAVHAEAALETADRCDRERAAGIDRGPLHGIPVALKDNFDCAGEPTTACSRAFRDNIAERDAESVARLRAAGAIIIGKTNMHELAYGGTGEVSSAGPARNPLDPDRLAGGSSSGSAVAVAAGMVPAALGSDTGGSVRIPAAACGVVGFKPTLGAISTRGVMPLSWTLDHVGPLARTVRDAACLAGALAEPGTSLAAVSGLAADTAVLPARVGVARFPGLALEPAVEAAFEAALAGLQQAGCDIARFELEHTREAHVSWLAIMYPEASARYREALASRYQDFDPAVRTQLEAGCHIDATSYLRAQRFRAFYARRIRELAAGYDVICMPTLPTVAPRIGQQTVELPSGTVTTQDAMTFSNLTANLLGWPAITLPVPVQAGAMPVGMTLLGRSGDDVQLLRSAAAVESFLRSC; this is encoded by the coding sequence ATGAGCGACCCGAACGGCGGCACCATCCGGGCAACCCGGGAGGCACTCCGCGAGGGGCGCACCACCTCGCAGGCGGTGGTTCAGGCCTGCCTGCGGCGCATCGAGGCGCGTCACCGGGAGCTCAACGCCTTCGTCGCGGTGCATGCGGAGGCTGCACTGGAAACCGCGGACCGCTGTGACCGCGAGCGGGCGGCGGGTATCGACCGTGGGCCCCTGCACGGTATCCCGGTGGCTCTGAAGGACAACTTCGACTGCGCCGGCGAGCCCACGACGGCCTGCAGCCGCGCATTCCGGGACAATATCGCCGAGCGCGACGCCGAGAGCGTTGCCCGCCTGCGCGCGGCCGGGGCCATCATCATCGGCAAGACCAACATGCACGAGCTTGCCTACGGCGGTACCGGCGAGGTCTCCAGTGCAGGGCCCGCCCGCAACCCGCTGGACCCGGATCGCCTGGCGGGTGGCTCGAGCAGCGGCTCGGCCGTGGCGGTGGCGGCCGGCATGGTACCGGCAGCGCTTGGCTCCGACACCGGCGGTTCGGTGCGGATTCCGGCCGCCGCCTGCGGCGTCGTAGGCTTCAAGCCCACGCTCGGTGCGATCAGCACGCGTGGCGTGATGCCGCTTTCCTGGACCCTGGACCACGTCGGCCCACTGGCGCGCACGGTGCGTGATGCCGCATGCCTGGCAGGCGCCCTCGCCGAACCGGGGACGTCGCTGGCGGCAGTGAGCGGGCTCGCCGCCGACACCGCAGTGCTTCCGGCGCGGGTCGGTGTGGCGCGGTTTCCCGGGCTGGCTCTCGAACCGGCGGTGGAGGCGGCCTTCGAGGCCGCCTTGGCTGGCCTCCAGCAGGCCGGCTGCGACATCGCGCGCTTCGAGCTGGAGCATACCCGCGAGGCGCACGTCAGCTGGCTGGCGATCATGTACCCCGAAGCGTCCGCCCGTTACCGCGAGGCCCTGGCGTCGCGTTATCAGGACTTCGACCCTGCCGTGCGCACCCAACTCGAGGCCGGTTGCCACATCGACGCGACCAGCTACCTGCGGGCACAGCGTTTCCGGGCCTTCTACGCCCGCCGTATCCGGGAGCTCGCGGCGGGATACGACGTCATCTGCATGCCTACCCTGCCGACCGTCGCACCGCGAATCGGGCAGCAGACCGTGGAGTTGCCCAGTGGCACGGTCACCACACAGGACGCCATGACCTTCTCCAACCTGACGGCGAACCTGCTCGGCTGGCCGGCCATCACGCTGCCGGTGCCCGTCCAGGCCGGGGCCATGCCTGTCGGCATGACGCTGCTGGGCCGGTCAGGCGACGACGTTCAGCTGCTACGCAGTGCGGCAGCGGTCGAGTCCTTTCTGCGAAGCTGCTGA
- a CDS encoding diguanylate cyclase, which produces MSADWYTLSVLRDDGATQLLRVARRADPVTRRLVKRRAGAPAPEKAERLLHEHDLLSRHNLDCMLPLEGLAGSGQDAELHFRDPGGATLTGCGPQPVAGVLELALEITAVVAKLHDAGLLHGDLGPDAFLRAESGLYLTDLSQAVRLDRVASAPPLPAAVRLRYRAPELSGRLAQPADARADLYSLGALFYELLTGQAPFTAEPPDELLYQHLAVGAADPRSLVPDLPAPVAELVLRLLEKAPDARLPDAASLLEALSAVRRGAGHGTLHGASQQRPPASPQRLHGRDCERAVITAALERTRDHRPELLLVAGASGIGKTALIREVCQREGDARRLFVSGKFDQLQRGEPYSAWTAALEELMVLLLAEPAPALAVWRQRLTEALGSEAGRLAGLIPSLQALMGELAPPRPAPATETRAQLHDALLRLLAVFGAQDRPLVLFLDDLQWIDPASLELLETLVGKLDPAPVLIIGAYRDQAVDAAHPLMQTLVPLRQQRRLAVTEIDVGALDEQAVGGILSEAFGRPAAELADFTAEVQRRTGGNPFFLWQLLRTMHEHGWLGSDGAGGWRWDLEGLRDAGFADHVLALMAQRFEGLPEQTRALLSAAAGMGTVFEFDLLAGLAGEDAETLHRRLEPALRDAFILPLEVAGTGPHPARLRFVHDRMQEAAYAALSAAEAAALHERIGRLLLERLAPAERQARLLEIAAHLNLARGRLSSVAERLELARLDLQAARRAASAAAFPSAVDYLRQGMEALPADIWEREPALAADLWRERSELEYLNSEFETAERFLAEAIAREPDPVRAADLHHLRVVQCTLRARYGDAVAAAAEGLAPLGEHLPRADFEAARDAELAAVSERLGGRSLSVLGELPAMTEPRRQAVMKLLTTLGPACYRAHPRLWSVLVARSVRLSVEHGCVAAAGYAYPAYGGLLMHVGQGDGAGARALASATRRAMERLATPAERSVAHLMTGSSLRHWFAPLAEASRDYREAYRIGQASGNLQYAVYGFGHDTYCRFFAGEPLDELIPAVLGYLAYSRQRRNRWGVDLITGALRVFESLHGTWQHDDWPDRDDAEADYLARCEANGNLQVLCIYHVLRAAACLIRDDPAMAAASIAEAEARLPSISVQGLLPAALFPALRALAVVQAPEALGVEADTVEAELESAVARYAAWQRHAPENFRHWHQLLVAELARRRGDVSLLIDAYDAALQAARHQSCWPAVALIAARAASYWLQRDCPAFAEVYLEPRRLALRQGAAYALLAEDARGDVPVAGRGGERIDTVIRIAQALSLHTELSRLVPEIIRHVALQTGAQRVVLLLARGDGLQVSMDSGLQGARYYQRPPDLETVASLPQAVIRYVARSQRTLRFTAGDVSRTQLLAGDPYLGGGDGAGFRGTAWCVPLSYLGNLIGVLYLEHSLTTDAFDEGQAPLVEFLAAQAAISVRNIELINELAAEGEARREAELRTQTADAELAVRREMERHLQCLANTDALTGLANRRRFLEALEDAWRRRTEPTGPGAAVLMIDLDYFKDINDMYGHAAGDAVLQHIAAVLEETLRPVDLPARIGGEEFAVLLADGDAEAAMVIGERLCRALAATPARVAARQIVCTASLGVAALKRADASHEAVLNRADQALYRAKAAGRNRVCA; this is translated from the coding sequence TTGAGCGCGGACTGGTACACCCTGAGTGTCCTGCGGGACGATGGCGCGACGCAGCTGCTGCGAGTCGCCCGGCGTGCCGATCCAGTGACGAGGCGGCTGGTCAAGCGGCGGGCGGGAGCGCCGGCGCCCGAGAAGGCCGAACGGCTGCTCCACGAGCACGACCTGCTCAGCCGGCACAATCTCGACTGCATGCTGCCGCTGGAGGGCCTGGCCGGCTCCGGTCAGGATGCCGAGCTGCACTTTCGTGACCCCGGGGGCGCGACCCTCACCGGCTGCGGCCCGCAGCCGGTGGCAGGCGTGCTCGAGCTCGCCCTGGAGATTACCGCGGTGGTGGCCAAGCTGCATGACGCCGGGCTGCTGCATGGCGACCTCGGGCCGGACGCCTTCCTGCGCGCCGAAAGCGGCCTCTACCTCACCGACCTCAGCCAAGCCGTACGCCTGGATCGTGTCGCCAGCGCGCCGCCCCTGCCTGCCGCCGTGCGGCTGCGCTATCGGGCCCCGGAGCTGAGTGGCCGCCTCGCCCAGCCCGCGGATGCGCGCGCCGACCTGTACAGCCTCGGTGCGCTGTTCTACGAGCTTCTGACCGGCCAGGCCCCGTTTACCGCGGAGCCGCCGGACGAACTTCTCTACCAGCATCTCGCCGTTGGCGCAGCGGACCCGCGCAGTCTCGTCCCGGACCTGCCGGCGCCGGTGGCTGAGCTCGTGCTCCGCCTGCTGGAAAAGGCGCCGGACGCGCGTCTGCCGGATGCGGCGTCCCTGCTCGAGGCGCTCTCGGCGGTGCGTCGCGGCGCCGGGCATGGCACCTTGCACGGCGCGTCGCAACAGCGCCCGCCCGCCTCGCCGCAACGGCTGCACGGGCGTGACTGCGAGCGGGCGGTCATCACCGCCGCCCTGGAGCGCACCCGCGACCATCGCCCGGAACTGCTGCTGGTGGCGGGCGCCTCGGGCATCGGCAAGACCGCACTCATCCGTGAGGTCTGCCAGCGGGAAGGCGACGCGCGGCGCCTGTTCGTCAGCGGCAAGTTCGACCAGCTCCAGCGCGGCGAGCCGTACAGTGCCTGGACCGCGGCCCTGGAGGAGCTGATGGTGCTGCTCCTTGCGGAGCCCGCGCCTGCGCTGGCGGTTTGGCGGCAGCGCCTGACCGAGGCACTCGGTTCCGAGGCGGGTCGACTCGCCGGCCTGATCCCCAGCCTGCAGGCGCTCATGGGCGAGCTCGCGCCGCCGCGGCCGGCGCCCGCCACCGAGACGCGCGCCCAGCTCCACGACGCGTTGCTTCGCCTGCTGGCGGTCTTCGGTGCCCAGGATCGACCGCTGGTGCTGTTCCTGGACGATCTGCAGTGGATCGACCCCGCCTCCCTGGAGCTGCTCGAAACCCTGGTCGGCAAGCTGGATCCCGCGCCCGTGCTGATCATCGGTGCCTACCGCGACCAGGCCGTGGATGCGGCGCATCCGCTGATGCAGACGCTGGTACCGCTGCGCCAGCAGCGGCGGCTCGCGGTCACGGAAATCGACGTCGGCGCACTCGACGAGCAGGCAGTCGGTGGCATCCTGAGCGAGGCCTTCGGGCGGCCCGCGGCGGAACTGGCCGACTTCACCGCCGAGGTTCAGCGGCGCACGGGCGGCAACCCGTTCTTCCTGTGGCAGCTGCTGCGCACGATGCATGAGCATGGCTGGCTCGGCAGCGACGGCGCCGGCGGCTGGCGCTGGGACCTGGAGGGTCTGCGCGACGCCGGCTTCGCCGACCACGTGCTAGCGCTAATGGCCCAGCGTTTCGAGGGTCTGCCGGAGCAGACGCGGGCGCTGCTGTCCGCTGCCGCAGGCATGGGCACCGTCTTCGAGTTCGACCTGCTCGCCGGACTCGCGGGCGAGGATGCCGAAACCCTCCACCGCCGCCTCGAGCCGGCGCTGCGGGATGCCTTCATCCTCCCGCTCGAGGTCGCCGGGACCGGTCCGCACCCCGCGCGGCTGCGGTTCGTTCACGATCGCATGCAGGAGGCGGCCTATGCTGCCCTCTCCGCTGCCGAGGCGGCGGCGCTGCATGAGCGGATCGGCCGCCTTCTGCTCGAGCGACTGGCACCGGCGGAGCGCCAGGCGCGGCTGCTGGAGATTGCCGCGCATCTGAACCTTGCGCGTGGGCGCCTGAGCTCGGTGGCGGAGCGCCTCGAGCTTGCGCGGCTGGATCTGCAGGCGGCCAGGCGCGCGGCGAGTGCCGCCGCCTTCCCGTCGGCGGTGGATTACCTGCGCCAGGGAATGGAAGCGCTGCCGGCGGACATCTGGGAGCGGGAGCCGGCACTGGCCGCCGATCTGTGGCGCGAGCGCAGCGAGCTCGAATACCTGAACAGCGAGTTCGAGACCGCCGAGCGCTTCCTCGCCGAGGCCATTGCGCGGGAGCCGGATCCGGTACGGGCGGCGGATCTGCACCACCTGCGGGTGGTTCAGTGCACCCTGCGTGCCCGCTACGGCGATGCCGTCGCGGCCGCCGCCGAAGGGCTCGCCCCCCTTGGCGAGCACCTGCCGAGGGCCGACTTCGAGGCGGCGCGGGATGCGGAGCTTGCCGCCGTCAGCGAGCGACTCGGCGGCCGGTCGCTGAGCGTACTCGGCGAGCTGCCGGCCATGACCGAACCGCGCCGGCAGGCGGTCATGAAACTGCTCACGACCCTAGGCCCGGCCTGCTACCGGGCCCATCCGCGTCTCTGGTCGGTGCTGGTGGCCCGCTCCGTGCGCCTGAGCGTGGAGCATGGTTGCGTGGCCGCGGCAGGCTATGCCTACCCCGCCTACGGTGGCCTTCTCATGCACGTAGGCCAGGGCGACGGTGCCGGCGCGCGGGCGCTGGCGTCCGCCACCCGGCGGGCCATGGAGCGGCTGGCTACACCGGCGGAGCGCAGCGTCGCGCATCTCATGACAGGCAGCTCGCTGCGCCACTGGTTCGCGCCGCTGGCCGAGGCGAGCCGGGACTACCGGGAGGCCTACCGAATCGGTCAGGCCTCGGGGAATCTGCAGTACGCCGTCTATGGCTTCGGCCATGACACCTACTGCCGGTTCTTTGCCGGCGAGCCGCTGGATGAGCTTATCCCGGCGGTGCTCGGGTACCTCGCCTATAGCCGTCAGCGCCGCAACCGCTGGGGCGTGGACCTGATCACGGGCGCGCTGCGGGTGTTCGAGAGTCTGCATGGCACCTGGCAGCACGACGACTGGCCGGACCGCGACGACGCCGAGGCCGACTATCTGGCCCGCTGCGAGGCCAACGGCAACCTGCAGGTGCTCTGCATCTACCATGTCCTGCGCGCGGCCGCCTGCCTGATCCGCGATGACCCGGCGATGGCGGCGGCGAGCATCGCCGAGGCGGAAGCACGGCTGCCGAGCATCTCCGTGCAGGGGCTGCTCCCCGCCGCCCTGTTTCCGGCCTTGCGGGCGCTGGCCGTGGTCCAGGCACCGGAGGCGCTGGGTGTCGAGGCCGATACCGTCGAGGCCGAGCTCGAAAGCGCGGTCGCGCGCTACGCCGCCTGGCAGCGGCATGCGCCGGAGAACTTCCGCCACTGGCACCAGCTGCTGGTGGCGGAGCTGGCGCGGCGGCGGGGCGACGTCAGCCTGCTGATCGACGCCTACGACGCCGCCCTCCAGGCTGCGCGGCACCAGTCCTGCTGGCCCGCGGTGGCACTGATTGCGGCACGCGCCGCCAGCTACTGGCTGCAGCGTGACTGCCCCGCATTCGCGGAGGTCTACCTGGAGCCCCGCCGGCTTGCCCTGCGCCAGGGTGCGGCGTACGCCCTGCTCGCCGAGGATGCGCGTGGCGATGTGCCCGTTGCGGGCCGCGGTGGCGAGCGCATCGACACGGTGATCCGCATCGCCCAGGCCCTGTCCCTGCATACCGAGCTGTCGCGGCTGGTGCCCGAGATTATTCGCCACGTGGCCCTGCAGACGGGTGCTCAGCGGGTCGTGCTCCTGCTTGCGCGTGGCGACGGGTTGCAGGTGAGCATGGACAGCGGCCTGCAGGGCGCTCGCTACTACCAGCGGCCGCCCGATCTCGAAACCGTGGCTAGCCTGCCGCAGGCGGTCATCCGTTACGTGGCGCGCAGCCAGCGTACGCTGCGGTTCACCGCTGGCGACGTGAGCCGAACCCAGCTGCTCGCTGGTGACCCGTACCTGGGAGGCGGGGACGGCGCAGGCTTCCGCGGTACGGCCTGGTGCGTACCGCTGAGCTATCTCGGCAACCTGATCGGCGTGCTCTATCTCGAACACAGCCTGACCACCGACGCCTTCGACGAGGGCCAGGCGCCCCTGGTGGAGTTCCTCGCCGCCCAGGCCGCCATTTCCGTGCGCAACATCGAGCTCATCAACGAGCTCGCCGCCGAGGGCGAGGCGCGGCGCGAAGCCGAGCTCCGCACTCAGACCGCGGACGCCGAGCTGGCCGTGCGCCGCGAGATGGAGCGGCACCTGCAGTGTCTCGCCAACACTGACGCCCTGACCGGGCTCGCCAACCGCCGCCGCTTCCTCGAGGCGCTGGAAGACGCCTGGCGGCGGCGCACCGAGCCCACGGGGCCGGGTGCGGCGGTGCTCATGATCGATCTCGATTACTTCAAGGACATCAATGACATGTACGGGCACGCAGCGGGGGACGCAGTGCTCCAGCACATCGCGGCGGTGCTCGAGGAGACGCTGCGGCCGGTGGATCTGCCGGCACGTATCGGCGGCGAGGAGTTCGCCGTGCTCCTGGCCGACGGCGACGCCGAGGCGGCCATGGTCATTGGCGAGCGTCTGTGCCGGGCGCTGGCCGCGACGCCCGCCCGCGTCGCGGCTCGGCAGATCGTCTGCACGGCGAGTCTGGGGGTGGCCGCCCTGAAGCGCGCCGACGCGAGCCACGAAGCCGTTCTGAACCGGGCCGACCAGGCGCTCTACCGCGCCAAGGCGGCGGGCCGAAACCGCGTCTGCGCCTGA
- a CDS encoding DMT family transporter produces MTLLANLTVVTVGVLWGLYWLPLRALDDVATAGPWATLATTVTGLLVLAPAAWRGRGELQRAGWPALASLLLGGASFVLYSNGLLYGHVAVVILLFYLTPVWSTLIGRIWLGQPMTWWRYAAVGVGLVGVALVLRGSHGGLPLPHSAGDWLGLASGIGWAIASVGINRYSRTPPATTNFVFCGGAALAAGLFVLAAGSPPPLLAASALAPAIAWTLVIGGLWWAASLTLFLHAAQRLEPARVGILLMSEVIAGAASAALLTDEPFGMLMGIGAMVVVVAALLETLPAPAYASASEYRT; encoded by the coding sequence ATGACCTTACTCGCCAACCTCACCGTGGTCACCGTTGGTGTGCTCTGGGGCCTGTACTGGCTGCCGTTGCGCGCGCTGGACGACGTTGCCACCGCCGGGCCCTGGGCCACACTGGCAACCACCGTAACCGGGCTGCTGGTGCTCGCGCCCGCCGCCTGGCGCGGGCGGGGCGAGTTGCAGCGGGCAGGCTGGCCCGCGCTCGCGAGCCTGCTGCTCGGGGGCGCCTCGTTCGTGCTCTACTCCAACGGTCTGCTCTACGGCCACGTGGCCGTGGTGATCCTGCTGTTCTACCTCACCCCGGTATGGAGCACACTCATCGGCCGCATATGGCTCGGCCAGCCCATGACCTGGTGGCGCTATGCCGCCGTGGGGGTGGGACTGGTGGGCGTCGCCCTGGTGCTTCGGGGCAGCCATGGCGGGCTGCCACTGCCCCACAGCGCAGGCGACTGGCTCGGCCTCGCATCCGGCATCGGCTGGGCGATTGCCTCGGTCGGGATCAACCGGTACTCCCGCACGCCACCGGCGACGACCAATTTCGTCTTCTGCGGCGGCGCGGCCCTGGCGGCGGGCCTATTCGTTCTCGCTGCCGGCAGCCCGCCGCCGCTGCTCGCGGCCTCGGCGCTGGCGCCGGCCATCGCCTGGACGCTGGTGATCGGCGGCCTGTGGTGGGCGGCGTCGCTGACGCTCTTCCTGCACGCGGCACAACGCCTCGAACCGGCCCGGGTCGGCATACTGCTGATGAGCGAGGTGATCGCCGGCGCCGCGTCCGCGGCACTGCTCACCGACGAACCCTTCGGCATGCTGATGGGAATCGGTGCCATGGTCGTGGTGGTCGCAGCGCTGCTGGAGACCTTGCCGGCGCCGGCGTATGCATCCGCCTCCGAATACCGGACCTGA